A genomic segment from Helicobacter sp. NHP19-012 encodes:
- a CDS encoding molybdenum cofactor biosynthesis protein MoaE, translated as MLEVVEGALNTNALYGAWSKLCVEQNLGALCVFSGFVRPEEGLEGLSFEVFMPLFEAWFGTWQERAKAQGVYLCLAHSKGDVLVGQGSYMTGLMGAHRQKALELYAPFIEDFKHNAPIYKYDLRNGQKIYAKDRSHPLKGSGLLQ; from the coding sequence GTGTTGGAGGTTGTGGAGGGTGCGCTTAACACAAACGCCCTTTATGGAGCTTGGTCTAAACTCTGTGTGGAGCAAAATCTAGGGGCGTTGTGCGTCTTTAGCGGCTTTGTGCGCCCTGAAGAGGGGCTAGAGGGCTTGAGTTTTGAGGTGTTCATGCCCTTATTTGAGGCGTGGTTTGGCACATGGCAAGAGCGGGCGAAAGCGCAAGGGGTGTATTTGTGTTTGGCGCACTCAAAGGGCGATGTCTTGGTGGGGCAAGGCTCTTACATGACAGGGCTAATGGGCGCACACCGCCAAAAGGCGTTGGAGCTGTACGCCCCCTTTATTGAGGATTTCAAGCACAACGCCCCCATTTACAAATACGATTTAAGAAATGGGCAAAAGATTTACGCCAAGGATCGAAGCCATCCATTGAAAGGGAGCGGATTACTGCAATGA
- the mog gene encoding molybdopterin adenylyltransferase — MTTINIGVVVASDRASTGIYEDLSGLAIKEVLSEYILNPLEFIYRLLPDEQTVLEQTLKELSQTCALIATTGGTGPAPRDVTPEATKAVCSKMLPGFGELMRATSLKYVPTAILSRQSAGICGSSLIVNLPGKPKSIRECLEAVFPAIPYCIDLIGGPYIEANPENIKVFRPKNA; from the coding sequence ATGACAACAATCAATATCGGCGTGGTGGTGGCAAGCGATCGCGCCAGCACGGGTATTTACGAGGATTTGAGCGGGCTAGCCATTAAAGAAGTTTTAAGTGAATACATTTTAAACCCCCTAGAGTTTATCTACCGCCTCTTGCCAGATGAGCAGACTGTATTAGAGCAGACTTTAAAAGAGCTTAGCCAAACTTGCGCATTGATTGCCACCACAGGGGGCACAGGACCCGCCCCAAGGGATGTTACACCCGAAGCCACTAAAGCGGTGTGTTCTAAAATGTTGCCCGGTTTTGGGGAACTGATGCGCGCCACGAGCTTAAAATATGTCCCCACGGCGATTTTATCGCGCCAAAGTGCGGGCATTTGCGGTTCTAGCCTCATTGTCAATTTGCCCGGCAAGCCCAAGAGCATTAGGGAGTGTTTAGAGGCGGTGTTTCCGGCCATTCCTTACTGCATTGATTTGATCGGGGGTCCCTACATTGAGGCAAACCCTGAGAACATTAAGGTCTTTCGCCCCAAAAATGCTTAG
- the moaC gene encoding cyclic pyranopterin monophosphate synthase MoaC gives MLSHLDSNQHPTMVHVGDKAHTERKAVASGQISMSADAYNAIVGQTIKKGPVLQTAIIAAIMGAKQTSSLIPLCHPLNLSSVQVQVQELEELCAFKLFVSVTYTGQTGVEMEALMGVSVGLLTIYDMAKAVDKGMVISDVRLESKSGGKSGDYKGS, from the coding sequence ATGCTTAGCCACCTAGACAGCAACCAACACCCCACAATGGTGCATGTAGGGGACAAGGCGCACACAGAGCGCAAGGCGGTTGCCAGCGGGCAGATTTCTATGAGCGCTGATGCTTACAACGCCATTGTGGGGCAGACCATCAAAAAGGGACCCGTGCTGCAAACCGCCATCATCGCTGCGATCATGGGGGCTAAACAAACCAGCTCTTTAATCCCCCTATGCCACCCTCTAAACCTCTCTAGCGTGCAGGTGCAGGTGCAGGAGTTAGAAGAACTTTGTGCCTTTAAGCTATTTGTATCTGTAACCTACACGGGGCAAACGGGCGTAGAAATGGAGGCACTTATGGGCGTGAGTGTGGGGCTTTTAACGATTTATGACATGGCTAAAGCGGTGGATAAGGGCATGGTGATTAGCGATGTGCGCCTAGAATCTAAGAGTGGGGGCAAAAGTGGGGATTATAAGGGCTCTTAA
- a CDS encoding HpaA family protein, with protein sequence MRLKTWLIGVGLAVAFVGCGPNITVTNNVPLRLAYKSSTAKAPATHKQIMILKPLLQYSDNIAKEYEARFKRQLTLKIQALLDNQGYKATILDVSDKNDLTFSQKRDNYLGLEISGEVVLRPDPKTTEQKKSSPGLIFSTGMDVTKGALLAMGYIKVVFIEPESGEAVDSFMIDLSEIDVREPFIKSTRSEHTGGLLSSLYKGKDDSNDAVKKALNTIFSAVLAKIDAKMTQEKIQAYAKDIADLKAQRKY encoded by the coding sequence ATGCGACTAAAAACATGGCTTATCGGGGTGGGGTTGGCTGTCGCTTTTGTGGGCTGTGGGCCAAATATTACGGTTACAAATAATGTCCCTCTGCGCTTGGCTTATAAGAGTAGCACCGCTAAAGCCCCCGCCACGCACAAACAGATCATGATCTTAAAGCCCTTGTTGCAATACAGCGACAACATCGCTAAAGAGTATGAAGCCCGCTTTAAAAGGCAGCTCACTCTAAAAATCCAAGCTCTGCTAGACAATCAAGGCTACAAAGCCACGATCTTAGATGTGAGCGATAAAAATGACTTGACCTTTTCGCAAAAACGCGATAACTATTTAGGACTAGAGATCAGCGGGGAGGTGGTGTTAAGACCCGACCCCAAAACCACAGAGCAGAAGAAATCTAGCCCCGGGCTTATTTTCTCCACAGGCATGGATGTAACCAAAGGTGCACTTTTGGCAATGGGCTACATTAAAGTGGTCTTCATTGAGCCCGAGAGTGGGGAGGCAGTGGATTCGTTCATGATTGATCTGAGCGAAATTGATGTGAGGGAGCCTTTTATAAAATCCACGCGCTCCGAGCACACCGGGGGGCTTTTAAGCTCGCTGTATAAAGGTAAAGACGACTCCAACGATGCCGTGAAAAAGGCACTCAACACGATCTTTAGTGCCGTGCTCGCCAAAATTGACGCCAAAATGACCCAAGAGAAGATCCAAGCCTACGCTAAAGACATTGCTGATCTAAAAGCCCAACGCAAATACTGA